Below is a window of Syntrophomonas wolfei subsp. wolfei str. Goettingen G311 DNA.
CTGGGCTGCCTGCTTTATGTAAGCAACCGCCTCTCTCTCCGTTTTTACCTGATTGAGAAAATCCCGGTAACCCTGGTTGAAATCATGAACCATCGGTAAATCCGCTGGTTTTATTCGTAGCCAGGCATTCTTTTTTAGATTTTCTTTTTGCTCGCTCAAAATGTTTCCTCCTTTTTATGAATAAATTTGTTGATTTCGCTGTAAAAAAGTTATAATTATACAACCCTATGTTAACAAAAAGGGGTTTTTGCAATAGAGTCATTGTTGCATACCTTAAATTCCTCGCTTTAGCTTTTGCCGCATCCACGCTCCCTATACTTTATAGTATCAGAAGAAACTGTGAAGCAGTTTCAACACAGCGCTGCAATTCCCAATAAAGTCTTGCCGCAGGTAAAGAGCTCCAGGAACCAGGGAGCCAGCCATGACATGCCAAGACTATTGTTTATACTGACAGCCCAGGCCGATCCCATCCGGGCCGCCAGGTTGATGGCCGGATAAAGCAGGCCGATCAAGAAAATCATAATTATAAGATTTTTCGCCGTTACCAGCAGCAAGCCCAAAAGGCGGTTGAGCCAGTCCAAACCTCCGCAAGAGAGCAGGCGGTTTAAGGCAGCAAAAACCAGTTTTATTATAAAACTGCTGGTAAAAAGTATTAGCAAAAAACACAGCAGTAAGAGCAAGAGTTGAGCCAGGAAGGCAGTTGGATCAACCAGTATCTCAGGTAGTCCCAACCCCTTCCCGATCGCCCCCCATTCGGGGGAGTAGACCGGGGTGGGCATTCTCTCTGCCAATAAATCACCCAGGGCCTGCGTAAAGCCATAGTGTTTATCCAGGTAAAAGGCCAGTTCTTCTCGATATAGAACGGCTAGTATTAAGCCGCCCAATGTACCCAGTAATCCCCCTATCGCATCCACCAGCCCCTGGCGATAACCAGCCCAGGCGCTCAATAATATAATGCCTATAAATAAATAATCCAACAGGTTTAAATGCATAATAGAATACCGTCTTAAAATTTTTAAATATCCATGCAGCTCCGATACTTATTTTACCATACTATTTTAATCAACAGCATCATAAGACTGATTCCATAAAAATATCGTTAAATCTGGCCGATTTTCTTTAATTGATCCTCCTTGTTTTCAGCACAAGTATAACGAGGTGAAATATGTCCCCTGCTTCTTTACGCAGTCGGTTTTCTATTAACAAAACAGGCGGAGGGTTCTAATCCCCGCCTCGCTGCAAAGCTGTGTTGAAACTGCACCGCAGTTTCTTCCGATGCCTAAAGAAGCTATAAGATTTAACTTGTATCTTACCCGTTTTTCTTGACCTGAACCCTGGTTTTCGGTATTTTTAAAATTATTAGGGTCAAACCTTCTCCTGATTAATATAGAAGAGGATGATAAACTTAATGGATTTTCAATCTCTGGATAGTATTACCGCCATCAGCGCTTTTCTAAAATCATATGGCCTGCTGGCTCCCATAGTAGCTTCTGCTCTGTTCATTGTTCAGGCCATATTCCCGGTTTTTCCTTACGTGATTCTGGCCGCGGCAGGAGGCCTTTTGTTTGGTTTTAAACTGGGCTTTTTCCTGGCCTGGTCCGGTGCTCTGGCTGGTGCCTGCCTGGCCTACTGGATTTGCCGACTGGCCGGCTCAGAATGGGTAATTAATACCATACAGTCTCGCTTTTCTTATGATATACGGGAAATAGATACCCGTTTGGCCTTCTGGAGTATCGTAATTGCCCGGGTGTTGCCGGTGGTTCCTACCCCGATAATAAATGCCGCCGCCGCCCTGGCCGGGGTCCCTTTTTGGACCTTCTTCTTTTCCTCTGCCATCGGCAAGCTTCCCACCGCCTTGCTTTATACCGGTCTGGGGCTTTGCCTGTTCCAGGTCAAGGATATTCGCCTGACCCTCTTGGTGCTAGGCCTGATTCTCCTCCTCCTGGTCGCTGGTCGCTACCTGGGGAAAAAACGTCTGCTTTCCCCCTAACCCCTTCCTCCCACCCTGTAATAATTGCCCTTGCATTAATACCGGACATAGGTCCTGTATTGTATTGACAAATCGAACAATTTCGATTAGATTTAAGTTAGGCAATTTTCTGCCATATTAGAGAAACATCTCTTTTTAACCATGAACTATTTGTAGCCAGTGCCTGATATTCGACCAGGGGGGTGTTGGTTTTCAGCAAATTTCCAGAAGATATTAAAAAACCTTCTTTTATATTATCCGAAAAATTGCTGGCTTCAATATTTGATTCTCTTCCCGATGCGGTATTGGTTATTGATATCAACAAAAAAATCATAGCCTGGAACCGCGCCCTGGAAAAAATGACGGGGATTACAACTGCACAAATGCTTGGTAAAAGCAATTATGAGTATAGCCTTCCTTTTTATAGGACAAGGCGTCCCCTGCTTATCGATTATGTATTAAAACCTGAGCAGAATATACCCAGGGAATACTTGTCTCTTGGCCGGGAAAGTGACGCTATGGTATGTGAGAATATTATTCATATCGAAGGTCAGGAAGAACTATACCTCTGGGCCAGGGCTGCACCCTTATACGACCAAAACGGTGAGCTGGTGGGAGCAATTGAATCCATTAGGGATATTACTGCACAAAAAAGAATTGAAAAGGCCATTGGCAACAATGAGCAACGGCTCCGTTATATTGCCGAACATTTATTGGATATTATTATTGAAATCGATAAAAGAGGCTTAATTAAATATAATAGTCCCTCCCCTACTCTTTTTCTAAAACATAATCCCGAAGAACTAATGGGAAAGCCCATCTATAACCTGCTGCATCCCAATGATATCATGCTTCTGACTACAACTCTTAAGGAAGTAATAAAAAACAAAGTATCCAAATCGCTTGAAATTCGCATTAAAGATAGCGAAGGAGATTATCATTGGGTTGAACTCGTAGTAAATCCACAATTTAATAATAACAGCGAAGTTGCTGGAGCCATCTGTGTAGGACGAGTGGTAACGGAACGCAAACTCGCCGAGGATGCTCTGAAAGCCAGTGAGGAAAGGTACCGCGAGCTTTTTGAAAACGCCAATGATATTGTCTTTATTCAAGACATTAGCGGGCCATACCTGGACTTTAACAAGGCGGCGCAAGCTACTACTGGTTTTACCAGGGAGGAACTTCTGAGTATCAGCATGGAGCGCTTGGTGGCTCCTGAGTACCTGGATTTGACCAAAGAGATGATGAAGCAAAAGATTAATCAAGGGGGAGCAACGCGTTACGAGATTGAACTAATCGGGAAAAACCGGAATATAATCCCTGTCGAAGTAAGCAGCCGTTTAATCAGATATAGTGACCAAAGCATAGCCATACAGGGTACCGCTCGCGATATAACCAAACGCCGACAAGCGGAAAAAGCTCTGGCAGCGGAAAAAGAGCGGCTGGCGTTAATTCTTAGCCGTATCGGTCATGGGATAATTACTACAGATAATAACGGGGTTATCACCTTTATCAATACAGAAGCAGAACGTTTTTTTGAGTGGAAGAATGAATATGCCCGGGGTAAAAACATGTTAGATGTGGTGCCTCTGGTTGAAGATTATACTAATCTCAACCGCAGCCTCCTCCTGGCCTACAACCAAAAACAGCACCCAGTGGATATACGCATCATAAACAACCTGGGACAAATCAGCCTTTTGTCTACTACGGTCACCCATATTCCGGGGAATAACGG
It encodes the following:
- a CDS encoding TVP38/TMEM64 family protein is translated as MDFQSLDSITAISAFLKSYGLLAPIVASALFIVQAIFPVFPYVILAAAGGLLFGFKLGFFLAWSGALAGACLAYWICRLAGSEWVINTIQSRFSYDIREIDTRLAFWSIVIARVLPVVPTPIINAAAALAGVPFWTFFFSSAIGKLPTALLYTGLGLCLFQVKDIRLTLLVLGLILLLLVAGRYLGKKRLLSP
- a CDS encoding PAS domain S-box protein, whose amino-acid sequence is MLVFSKFPEDIKKPSFILSEKLLASIFDSLPDAVLVIDINKKIIAWNRALEKMTGITTAQMLGKSNYEYSLPFYRTRRPLLIDYVLKPEQNIPREYLSLGRESDAMVCENIIHIEGQEELYLWARAAPLYDQNGELVGAIESIRDITAQKRIEKAIGNNEQRLRYIAEHLLDIIIEIDKRGLIKYNSPSPTLFLKHNPEELMGKPIYNLLHPNDIMLLTTTLKEVIKNKVSKSLEIRIKDSEGDYHWVELVVNPQFNNNSEVAGAICVGRVVTERKLAEDALKASEERYRELFENANDIVFIQDISGPYLDFNKAAQATTGFTREELLSISMERLVAPEYLDLTKEMMKQKINQGGATRYEIELIGKNRNIIPVEVSSRLIRYSDQSIAIQGTARDITKRRQAEKALAAEKERLALILSRIGHGIITTDNNGVITFINTEAERFFEWKNEYARGKNMLDVVPLVEDYTNLNRSLLLAYNQKQHPVDIRIINNLGQISLLSTTVTHIPGNNGNNHGMVFVFRDVTELRKAESQLALSQKLESIGQLAAGIAHEINNPMQYIGDNLSFLNEAFANIFSILEQVKALASSQDISSSILDLVKLLEKSQRELDFFRNEIPQAIQQSLEGVTGVSDIVTALRNFAHPGFGEKQIANINNAIMGTVSIAKNEWKHLADLELNLGNDLPAVKMVVNQINQVLLNIIVNASHSIQDAIEKGLYPKGKIVVSSLINESYVEIRISDNGMGIPDTIINKVFDPFFTTKEVGKGTGQGLAISHDIIVNKHNGSIELESEVGRGTTFYIRLPIEGSI
- a CDS encoding CvpA family protein, with protein sequence MDYLFIGIILLSAWAGYRQGLVDAIGGLLGTLGGLILAVLYREELAFYLDKHYGFTQALGDLLAERMPTPVYSPEWGAIGKGLGLPEILVDPTAFLAQLLLLLLCFLLILFTSSFIIKLVFAALNRLLSCGGLDWLNRLLGLLLVTAKNLIIMIFLIGLLYPAINLAARMGSAWAVSINNSLGMSWLAPWFLELFTCGKTLLGIAALC